Part of the Benincasa hispida cultivar B227 chromosome 12, ASM972705v1, whole genome shotgun sequence genome is shown below.
gtgttgcgctcgtatgtattTTTCGCCCGTCCTTAGTGAAAAcacactatgtcgaggtagtgttgAGCCAGTAGAAATACCGTATGcccatcctccagaaatgcattgagttaaggggtgtgttgcactgatacatgcgttgttgcccatcctctgcaaatatgcatttacGTTAATGGATGCATATCGTTAATCTTTAACCTTGCGCCCATCCGAATAAAACACATAAGataaaattctttttgcaaaaagaGTAGTCCCATCGTTTAGGcttccaaggaaatgatgaCTTAGAAGATGAAAGGGCGTCCTTCTCTGctaattcataaatgtgaggagcGCGGTGGTAAGCTTTTTGAGTACCTTGAAGCTTGCCACTACAAAATTTGCATTgagcccatcaaggcccaacctataaattacGTCCTTTTCCATCTTAGGTCATCTACTTGAATATTTTGCGAAACGAAAACCCTAGCCAATCCTTTGCATACCCAGACCTTCAAACTTTCCTCCTAAACCCTAAGAGCTTTCCTAACTCTTTCAATTAGTACAACCATGGTCGATCAATCTTTCCATTCATCCTCTTTACCCTCATCACCTTCCCTAGCCCATGTAACTGCAAGAGAGGTGGCATTCCTCAGAGCAAGCCACCGCCTCGTCGCCCAGCCAAAACCCATCCCACAAATCGCCGAAAAACCTCAACGAAAGCCTTTAGTAGCCAGACCACTCCAAATCCGCGAGGGACagagcacggagagtgccccaCTCCCAAAAGTATAATctgaaagagaaaagaagagaagagacaacaGAGAAGTGTTCTAGAGCATTCTGAGTAATATGGGGAAGGAGGGAGGGCTACCTGAAGTGGGAGTCGTTAATTAACCCCAAAAGAAGAGATGGAAGAAGCTTCGCGGAGAAGTGCCCTGGCCATTTTGAATCCTAAGGAAACTATTCAAATagaatcctatgagggacccatcagggtTGCTTTGGAGGAAGTGGAAGAGAAAAAGCTGTCAGAAATGgttgaggagaagaagaagaataagaacaAGGAGAAGAGGGTAGAAAGAGATGAAGAAGCCCAACCaaggaaggaaaagaaagaaagaaaatcgaGTGAGGAGAGGGAACTCGGACGAGAAGGGAAGCtcctgaagaagaaggaagaaaagagaaagagagctGAAAACCCAGAGGTCAATGGAGAATTAACCATCGCAAAGGTGGATGAGGGGGTGTCAACGCAACAAAGAGAATCAGTGCAACTTGAAGAGGAATCAATGAAAATAAGAATGGTTGCAACTGACAATGGAGAGGATCCAGACATCACCCCTCTTATACGGCGTTGTAAAGAGAATATGCCGCAAGGGTCAACAATCGACCCAAAAATTTTGTAGAGTCTAGTAGAGGAGAAGGAAAGGAGgagaagagaggaagaagaaaagcaagaaaagatgttaCGAGCGCAACAAATCATCGTAGAAGGcaatttaagaagaaaattacacGATGAAGAAGTGCGTCGTAACAACGCAATTTCGAcagaagaagagagaataaGGCTCGAGGAAGAACAGCGCATATTGCTGGCCTCGGagcaatttgaaagagaaatgagaaaagaggaagaggaagaaaagaagaataaggaagagaaggagaaaaggCGCAAAGCAAATGTGCTGCGCATTCGAGAGAAGAAAAGCAAAGAAATTGCGGAGTGGGAAAATGAAGAACAACACGAGGAACGGGAACggagataaagataaagatccCACCTTGCGTTGACAAAAGAGAAAGGCAAAGCAAAAGTTGAAAGCAGTGAGCCTGCGTTGGCCAAAGGACGCTCataaagaagaaggagaatgaCGATATGATGACGAAAATGGGGTTCTTTCCTACGCCAACGCAACTACTGGACttaattacaagtgttgtgttggaacatgggtgggaaacactctgccagtgcccatccatcgTACTCCCAACGGTAGTGAGAGCTTTCTACAATGGATGACTTCATGGCACCAAAGATGCAGTGATCATGAAAGAGGAGACAATGCCTTTCAgtgcaagggacatcaatgagttATATCAGATGAAGGACATCCAGAGGCGCCGGgtaacaaaattattgatgatcccacagaagAACAAATGGAGGATGCGTTGAAGATATTAATGCAACCGGGCACTCAGTGGTCGGTATCGATGAAAGGCATCAGAACCCTTGCATCCAATAAACTACTTCTGGAAGCACGGCTTTTGGTGTATTTGGTAAAAAAAGGCGACTCATCCCGACATCTCATGACAAAACAGTTTCGAGGGATAGAGTAATGGCCGCATACTGCATAGCATGCGGCATTCCAATAGATGTGGGCTAACTGATCGCAAAGCAGATTCGTGGTTTTATGGGGCGTGTAAGAGGCCAGTATTTCTTTCCTTGGGCAGTTTCAAGCTAAGCCTCTCATTGGGTGTGGATATTGAAGAAGAACCAATGCCGGAAGTCCATGGTCTCATCAATGTCAAGATCTTGAGAATGCTTTTTAAAGATTCCCCTCATTGCCCCGAGCTTCAACTAAAAAGGCCCATTATCGATTTAAATGCGCTGCAGCAACCAAAGCCCAAGAAATAGCGCAAGGttgacaaaggcaaggaaaaagtccaagagcCATCACCGTAAGATCAAGTACCCTTGAAGCCCTTACCTTTGATtattcgccctccaagccctcctaCAGAACCCCTTTCCCCACTCCCTGAACATTTTACTAATCACCTTCTTGCCCCCGATTCACCCAATGCATTTCTAGTAGCACCCTCCTCACCTTCATCTCCACCGAATTTTTCTCATCCATCGCTACATGTTAacgacccacacgatttgggtgaaggcacttctgctCAACCCCAAAAAGTTGATAGTGAAACATCGCAGGCGTAGCCCACCATTGCATCCCTAGCTGCTGACCTTGCAGATATgcgttctcttctctctcatcaACAAGAATTTTTCTGCCAGCGAATAACGGAGTAATACGAGAGCCAAGCAAAGTTGCAACGCAGTCTTGTGATGACAAGGCAGGTGCTGATCAACATTCAACGCAATATCTACACGATCCACCTAAACCAAAGACAATTGacagagcgcaaccatgagtacttcaacttttttaCAGCTTATCTACATGGTCCTATGGTGCCTCCGCATTGACAGCAACATCtgcattttgaagaagctcctcgcATTCCTCAACAAAATCCTCCTCCTGAGCCTCTTGAACATCCTTCTTAAtaaatctacaaaaaaaaattttgttgCGGTCATTCtattattaaattcatttaatcatttttatgtatagaagctatttcttgattctttgtacatgctcaaattttgtattgcgatatttataattctttgtatacttggttaattttaatacaactgaggaACTATTCTTTCCGTATGTGTTAGCCTcttatttatcatcctttgtcaattactgcgatgttctttatcttATACTTTGTGTTATTAATTGCACTGTCATCATGAGtaatatgcatacccttagcaacatttcccacacattgtattttctgactaacacttagataattcgtagcaatagcactgctttacattttatcctttaagactctgctcaaactttcttttgaaaattttgactaagtgtttgcCTATTTTGtccaaaacaatgcaatgaggaccttgcgtaTCTCTAAATTTGGAAGTGGGGATGGTCTGAGCAGATACGATCAAGCGGATGCGGTTATCCTTAGAAAAATGTGTTCATcacccattaaaaaaaaagaaaataaaaaaaaaccaattttcatataaactccaatgtcagcgcaagggaaatttaaaaacaatcccaatctgataagagttaagtcatgaAAGGAACCTCCTTGTAGTTgaatgtttgcatgacacccgtgggagtgagccaaaacgaaggtgggtttccaagaacgatgcaatatgaaagagaaaaatgagaaaaaaataagaatataagagacaactcctctgaccagcaaaagttaatcttagctgaaaatcaagagttgaagttgaaattggcaacaaccgtagttggatattTGCaggacacccgtgggaacaagccaaaatgaagagtgtaaccatgatcaacagtctctaataaatgatgcaaaCTAGACCACCGCATAAAGTCGTACCTAGATGTTTTTgtaagaagaggtaaacattcttttcaaaacaagaagggaattttttagtagagatttgctatataaaagaataaagtagagcatgtttatgaattattaaaggatagaaggaaattgcattgttaagtaatgttgcctagaTGGAGCATTCGAAGCAACCAATCGATGGAAAGTTAGGATAAGAATTgaacaatattgccttagttgaagatatgcttcaggacaagcatatatcaaaatttgggggtgtgataacttgtagaaatacaagttatttatactgttttatttagatactgcaacaaaaagaaagaaaagttgcattgatagtatagaaattggctaacaaatgcaaaaattataaaatttcgtAAATACACCcgctaacaccattgcgatggtggaatagaatgtttcagtttctgttttcaggaaatcagtcaccgcatgcattcatggctcgAAGATACaataaacaatgcatctacatcacattacgcccatcaatcaagaatgaagagatgatcaatgcaTTGATGGCGTAGGCGAagatcgatcaagagctttagcgatcaacgtaatttcaaccgcatgcggtaatcaaaaacAATACCACATGCGACGATAGATCAAAGATGTgcagagcaacgcatttgcggaagattctgacaagtgtacaacttttagttgtgcatttccgacgggttgattgcgtaacagaaggaattttccattctgCCATTTTAGGAACTACATAACTATATAGTGGGGGCCataaattcaaagagccaagcctcacctataaatagcttcttcaaattcactgaaaaatatacatgtatacatagagacgtgcatatactgattcgaGGAGAaaggctggtctgaagcgactgtccAGAGCAAATCCATGAGAACAACGaggcaaggccgagaggtgagtctccgagcagagaatccttccaattcccatagctgaagctctgtgcgaaggtcaattctaccaggaaagaaagcctaagagggaagctttcctctccaccacttccacACGGCGGCAAGCACAacctccgatcgggatctgtgtcaagacggtTACAttctttccatatttgtttctaatctctatttcattttctgtattcatcttctttaatctctcattcacaacatgtatcaaacgcttaattttagaattaaatgttatgatcgtcaccattgtcatctctctgtctctttccatacatccataatccattttctccatgaagtgttcttaatcccctgggtaaatagcaagaattaagcgagtgagttaatttgtgttaagcaGATAATTAAGTTAGCTAAAgtatgctcgatggcatcttcacctgtgagagtagaagtgaagatgttattccgcctatcgagagaaggttggaagaatgcgttaactaaagcgagaagtatttccagatatagaaacaaccttgcattcatcacattcatccttgtttcaccatagagatatgggaacactgtcgatcaccgagaggtgtaagccaagggaaagaggaaccttagttgcgttcTTAACatgattaacaaacttgcgatattcttactctttactctttctctttttgcttcattcataagactttcCATCGCAAACATCGATTCTTTGtccaacttcacagtcagttctcgacctcagtatcatgtatcatgtatcttgtataatgtatcatagtagtttaggattttactttattaacgcaattttatttcatcgcaatttatatttctgtacaaacccgaattctttattcatttgttaaaaatcggtcacatgtatcacataatatcgcattaacaaaaacaatcactgtgttcgacctcagatcattctgagaaactttcATTGGTATTATATTGgattcagcgcaaggaaacttgtacacgcactacttcatcgcatactacgagtaTAGCACTATCAACTCATATATTtggacgtagtatcgcataaaaatgtctttatcgcaaGCACTTGAGTGTATATAGCatcatttattttatccatCAGCACAATAGATAGACAGCATTTCATTCGTATCCTTACAattttatggcaacatgagcttgtagcataagatctatcatcacagtgcatgcataataaAGGACATTCATCAAAATATAGTCAACAAGTTTATAGCGCCGTTGCCGTggacatggacttgttcattcattcatatttatatttgtcCACATGATTAAggatataaaattttcattacaagtttatggctgataacttgtagaaatacaagttatttatactgctttatttagatattgcggccaaaagaaaggaaagttgcatcaattgtagagaaattatctaagaaatgcaagaattataaatagtcgtcaatacacccactgacaccctTGTGATGGTAGaagagaatatttcaagtctgtttttcaggaaatcaagtcaacgcatgcgttcatggctcgagataaaaagaacaacgcatctatgtcACATTGCACCAATCATTCAAAAATGAAtaaacgatcaacgcaatgacggcgcatgagACAATCTATCAAGAGCTAAgtgatcaacgcaatctcaaccgcatacggtaataaaaaacaacaccgcatgcaggcAAACGATCAAAGATGCAAAATAGCAACGAAATTGCGAAGGATCCTGACatgtgtacagctgaccgttgtgcatttctgacgggattgattgcataacagaaggaatattcattccaccatttctagaattaccataacaataaagtggggcccacactgcagagagtcaaagttgagcctataaatagcctttgaaattttattggaaaagatacttgatacgggcatactttgatatttgtatattgagagagagactggtctgaagagcctgatcggagaagatctgggaagatttaagagacaaggccgagaggtgagtctcagggcaaatccGTTCAATCCCCGccattgaagctctgtaccaaggtcacttctaccagacgatcaagcctgagagggaagctcttctcttcatccactccaTCCGCCGACAAGCAAAATCCACCATCcaaatctgtgtcaagacgttggcactcttttgtatttgtttctatctctttatcatcaattgtactcatcttcttaatctatCATTCACActatgtatcagacgctaaatattagtattgaatgtcatgataatttccttctccatccttctgtctatttccattcctccatgaatcgctttctccatgatgtcttcttaatcccttggtaattagcatgaatctaacaagtaaattaatttgtgctaaagaaataaatatgtctagctaaagcatgctaggcagcatcttcacctatgagagcagaagtgaagctGCCATTCCTCCCGTCGatagaaggttggaagaatgtgttaactaaagcaagaaatacttccagagatggaagtaaccttgcgttcattatgttcatccctgtttcattatagagatgtgggaatgcggccgatcaccgagaggtatacgccaagggaaagcagaaccatagttatatctttaatgcaattaatgaaattgcgatgtttatattaattaccctttctgtttctgtttcatacataaagacttgccaccgcataacaaaACCGTATCAAtatcctatatcttgtatcataatagcttaggtttacttttatcacactttattttattatcgcaactttactttaccgcaatatTTCACTTTACCACaatttaaatacttgtacacacacactcattttattaattgaaaaacccctggtcgcatatatcacgaacgtaacgcattaactaagcaatccctgttttcgacctcggatcactctgagaaacatgcggtggaattatacttggcttcaacgcaaggaaacttgtgacaacgcatagcatactataagcattccattaataacgaatacatctagaagtagtatcacataaagtctgaataagcacaacacaacatccacattccatGTCTATCTTTCAAGTCATTAAGTTTATTGCAGCATGAGCTTGTATGGTCCATCATTCATCACTGTCCATATGCTTATTTAGAATCATTGCATCATTTTAAGCTCGTCAAGTTTATGGTGTCGTTGCCGAGGATCATAAACTTGCGttataatcatccatgcgttgtgtgacataagattaaattttatgttgTCAATGATGCCGTTGTGgaggattggtaacggttagtgttgaatacttttgtggtattttgtaggacaTATCTCTTTGTACTGTTTGTTTAATGCGAAGAATGGGCTGATGGattatgagtactggaaccaATCCAGAATTCGTGCTGACCCAGAGATTAGATGTATTTTTTGTGTAGGAACACATCAAAACCAAATTAAGCACTGGAATTCCAAGTCATACGGTTGCGGAGAATGTAAGGTTTGAGATAAAGCCAGTCATGCTTTGAATGATCCAAAATGTGGGACAATTCGGAGAGGAGAAGACCCGCATACTCATTTGACCAGCTTTATAGAAATGTGCAATGCATTCCCCATACCTGGTTTGACTCCCGAAGGAATTAGATTGTATCTCTTCCCATACACATTGCAGGATGAGGCAAGGAggtgaacaatgtccttgaCGACGTTGTGTAGGCAAGCTTGACAACCTGCAGAGGTGTGAATTGCGGTAATCATGAGAAAATTGTCCTTGACgatgtttaattgctttcttaattcctttcctttatTGCTTTATACATTACgttatttattgttttcttaaactagcttttattgctttatgaatttaatctTCATTTAATTCAGTTGCGTTAATTTTTGTGCGATTATTTCAACTTCCTTACTTTCTGCATTAATTGCGTTGTTTAAATTCTCTGTGAATgattgtttaaaagaaaatgaataccgcaAAGTCCTAGCGACTTGCGTTGATggaaaaataatgataataataataataaataataaaatacatctggtatgcattgcgatgatgggtgcatcttacGCCGACAAGATACATTTTGCGTCCATcctacccaaatgcattgcgctgaGGGATGTGTTGCGGTCGTATGTATTTTTCgcccgtccttagcgaaaatgcactatgtcgaggtagtgttgcgccagtACAAATATCGTGTGcccatcctccagaaatgcattgagttaAGGGTTGTGTTGCACTGATACAttcgttgttgcccgtcctctgcaaatatgcatttcTGTTAATGGATGCATATCGTTAATCTTTAACCTTGCGCCCATCCGAAAAAAACACAGAAGATagaattctttttgcaaaaagaGTAGTCCCATCGTTTAGGcttccaaggaaatgatgaCTTAGCAAATGAAAGGGCGTCTTTCTCTActaattcataaatgtgaggagcGCGGCGGTAGGCTTTTTGAGTACCTTGAGCCTGCCACCACAAAATTTGCGTTgagcccatcaaggcccaacctataaattacGTCCTTCTCCATCTTAGGTCATCTACTTGAATATTTTGCGAAACGAAAACCCTAGCGAATCCTTTGC
Proteins encoded:
- the LOC120067507 gene encoding protein PXR1-like, with the protein product MEEASRRSALAILNPKETIQIESYEGPIRVALEEVEEKKLSEMVEEKKKNKNKEKRVERDEEAQPRKEKKERKSSEERELGREGKLLKKKEEKRKRAENPEVNGELTIAKVDEGVSTQQRESVQLEEESMKIRMVATDNGEDPDITPLIRRCKENMPQGSTIDPKIL